The window GCTGATGATTCACCACCTGCATGGACTTGGCCCCGGCGGTGCACTTCCCATGCTCACCCCGCCGCGACACGAATACGTGATTCCCGAAAACGTGTCGCGGAAATTGAAACTTGCCTATCAGCGGGAAGCGATGCGAATCGGCCGCGAAGGCTAAAGCTGCAGCGGGCGCTGAGTAAGCATCCGAGCAATTTTTCCCTGAGCAACGCGCAGTGCATTCGGGTTTTCGTGCAGATATGTTAGGAACCACAGCACTCCGGTGAGGTAGCTCGTCACAAGATCTTCAACTCTTACGAAGACGACCCCTTCTGACTTGTTAGACAGCTTTGGCGTGGACCCGTAGACATAACAGACGAGCCTGATCTCATCGCTATCACGGTTCGCAGAAGACTCTGCGGTACCCATGTGAAGCAGGCCGTTTCTTGCCTCCCAGATTTCGCGAGCAGTGCACGGCAATGGATCATAAGGTTGCATGTACGAGTCCACCCACTTCTGAAAGTCAGCAGGTCCAGACCTCAAAGGCTCCACGGACAGCCAGGCCATTTGCTCAATCGCAACATAGGTCAGCATCACCGCCTGCAGGTGATGCCCCCCATCGCGCAAGCAGGTTATCGAATCAGTCATCTGCTTAGCGAAAGAAAAAACTTCTTCTGTGCTCATCCAGCGCTCCTTGATCCGGCTCCATGCCGGGCCAAACACAAATACCGCAACGGCGGGCAATGCGCCAGTTCAGACGAAATTCGGCGGCTCAACGACTCGATGCGCCGAATCCATGTAGCTGGCCAGGTCGATCACCTCCCGAAGGAACACGACCACCTCCAGCTTCACCGCGTCGTCCGGCAGCCCTATCCGTTTCAGCATAGCCTTGGCGTCCTCTTCAATCGCCGCCAGCGCATCTACATCGCTCTTCAACCTCATGTCGGCCTCCTGCCAGTGTGAGCTGGGAGAATAGATACAACATCTGGTGACTTGCCGGCCAGCGAAATTGAAGAGGTAGGCCATGGCCAAGACTGGGCAAGAGCGATCGGCGAAGGCCGTGCTGAAGCGGATCGAGTTCGACGAGAAGGACTTGCGGCACCGTTGCAGGCTCGGCACGCGGCAGAAGCTGGAAGAGCTCATGGCCTGGAACGAGGATACCGAACAAGCTTCGGTGATTGAAGGCTGTCTACGCTATGTACATTCGCTTGGGCCAGATGGTGCGCGGGATGCTTTGAAAGCGCGCCACGAAATCGTAATTAGCGAAAACGTGGCGCGTGACTTTCGCAATCAAAGCTTGGTGGGACTGAAGCCTGATCCGGGCGACGAAGTCATCACGCCGGATTTAAATTTGGAGGGAGCGGAAGGATTTTAACCCTCTGCGGAACTGTCCGGCAGCTGCATTACTCGTCCGACTCTTAACAATTGAATATCGATCGCTCCCAGCGCCGCCCCGCCCCATCCAAATGCTGCTGTTATAGCCATCAAAATTACTCCTAGATCGATATGGTAAATGAGTGGAATTCCATCAGGTAATGGAAAACCGCACAACGTCACTAGGCTCGATGCAATAAAAAAATAGCTTAAGAGTTTTTCTTTCACGCGAGCTGTTAGCCCGTGCTCATGAGAAATCGCCGCTAAGCGATCACTGTAGTGGTCGCGATCTTACACCGCAGACACCATCGTTATCAAATTATGCCACCACCGGTCACGGAGGGAGGCACCTTAGTTTGCTTTACCTTTCATGGCGGTAATCAATCCAATAACGCCACGCTCGCTGCGCGATATCGCACAGGTCGTGTGTTGCGCCGCCCTTGGCGCCGTTGAGAAATTTCATTCTTGAAGGTGAACAGCAGAAAGCTGTACACAGCGCCGAGGATGCCCACCAGCAGCACCCACGCAAAAATGCGCAACAGGTGTCGCGCCGCATGGGGTGTGGACAGGAAAGGGCCGATCTGACGCAGGTAATTCTTCAATCGAATGCCCGCACGGTAGAGGCGGCCGGGGGTGGCGAAAATCAGACAACTATTAAAGAGTGTGCGCAGGCAGCTGGCTATGCCAGCGCATCAATGGATTCAAAGGTAACTCATGACAAACGCGATATTTGCGTTAGCTGATCCGGCGCGCATTCCCTTGTCAAACCCACCATTTCCACCTGTTGTAGCAGTGCGAAAGTACCGAGCGCTCAGAGGGATTTTTAAGTTGCCTCCAGCCGAAGAATAGTCCGTGAATACATAGCTTTGATGTAAAACGATCGGGTTTCCGTCACTGTTGAGTATTTGCAAGGCCACACCCTGAGCAGTCGAATCGGCACTCAGCTTCACGATACCCCGCGTGGAGTTTTGAGAGGGGGAATCTGATGTGGGCTTGAGGGTGTAAGTCACTTTTTTTATGCCTGCCGGGCAATTGTTGAGACTGATGTCAAATTTGACGGGCTCGGAATACGATCCGTTATTGGCAAAGATACTTATGTCATGCGAACCCATGTCGACTCTGATGTCAGGCGTTTCACAGGATTGAGGCACAATCGTTGTGCCATTGGTCGCCATTGCTAGTGGTGATACACCGTCTGCATGGAAAACCCCGAGTGTTCCTGCCGGGATTTTCTGTGCATCGAATACATCCGCTATTTTGATTAGTCGTAGCACGTGTCTTGTGGTGTCCCATCCGTATCCGCCCGCCTCTCGACGAATACCCGGATAAATGGGTATGGTTACATTGTCTTTGTAGGACCACTGCCATGCGAGCCCGGTATTTCCGATTGCGTAAACAAGGTCACCCGATTTAGACACACCGACATTGTTCTGAACACCATATGAAAACTCGTTAGTACATTTATACGAGCTGGGCGTTGGTCCCATTGTGAGTGGAGGGCTTTCATATACTACGGTGCCGTTGGGTGTATCACGAGGAATCGAAAGTGTAGCGGGTACTTGCATAGTGATAGTTGTTTGATGATGATTGGGGTAGAAGGAGCAAGTTGCCGCGACCGCGTAGTTTGAAGCGAAGAGCAGCGTCAGACATAGCGTATGAATCGCTTTCGTTAGCGGGACAGGGCGATGGAATTTGAAACGCTTCATGGAGAGGGCACTACGTATCGGTCAATGAGTGGCGTACGTTAGCCATGCTGAATGGTCTTGGGCATCAGGCGATTCTTAAAAAGCACTTGCCCTTAGCGGTAGGTTTAGTACGAAGCTGGCGGGCAGCAGCCCGAAGCATTTTGCTCGAACGAAAACGAGCCTTAACAAGGTAGGCCTGGGCATCGAAAGCCAGCGCAAATTTTCGCTCTTCCTCACCACCCTCCACCGACCGGGTGTGCCCGGCATAGGAATTACTACTTGAACATGGTCTCCACTCCGTTCGCTTCGACCACATCTTTAACCACTTTATCGTTCAACAACTGACCTTTTTTCAATACAATATTTCGTACGTAGTCAAACAACTCAATCCACGAAACTCCTTCATCACCGTTATTCCAAACCAAATCAGGCTGTTCTATTTCTGAAAGCATCATGTATGGTGTGCGAGCTCCTTCCCTTATTTCTTCTGGCGCGATCAAAACCACTCGAGCTGTTTCGAGCTTTTCAGCCCCGCTATGTGCCGCGAAATTGTGTCTATATGAAATGCCGATATCATGAAGTTCATGATACCTTTCATCGAGCTGCCTTCTTTCTAGTTTAACGGGTCTGCCATCACATTTAGAAAAACACTTCCCATAAAAAGTGAGCGAGGCAACAAACAATCCTTTCACAATATCGTAGGATTCTCTTTCCTGCCCGAAGTGGAATTCGCCATCAACCTTTGGCAATGAAGACCGAATCCTATCAATCTCTTTCATCCATACAATCGCACTCTTCAAATCCTTTTGAATAAGTGCATAACCTGCCATTTGATCGCAGATTTTTGAATCCAATATAACTCTCTTACAGGGACGGCCCTTATACTTGTAAATCCTGTACTTTTTTCCGCTTTTGCTATCAACAGAAAATTTATGACTCCATTCTTCGCCCAAAACACTTCCCCTAAAAATTCATCAGCCATCAATTTCAATAGGCAATCATAAGTCCAAAATTTCCTTATAAATACTATCACCACTGACCTGTGAGTCGTAAATCAAGAACTTTGCAGTAACCTGCTTCGACCGCTACGAACAACCCTACCTCGCCCCTTCAAAGTCAGCCGCTATAGCGGCAAGGACGAGTGTCAGAGGTAAGAAACAAAATCCCCTAAGCGTTCTCTGGCGATTGGTACGGCGTATTCAAGCAGCTCCAGCGGTACATTCTCTACGAACAGGGTCACTTCAAAGCGGAGTGTCTCGTCATTTCGAAAGATCTCAAATAACAGTCCGTTGTTACCTCTCCAACACTCAAGCGCAAGGCCATCGTGTCCTTCAACAACGCTTGAAGCGCAGCAAAACCGATATTCGACTCCGTGTACGACCACATCGCACCTCCCTATCTGAGGTGGGAAAGATACCTCTCCCCTCTATGAATTTGATAGCCGCTATAGCGGCAAGGACGAGCTCGCCCATGGAAATCAAAAAGGCTGGCCCTGACCACTACCGCTACGTCGATTCGATTGGGCCGGATGGCCTTACCGTAACGATGCAGACCTGGGTGGCATACGCCGAAACCCCAATGTGCTGGTATCTGCTGAGCGAGCACGACCACGACCGCTTAATGCGCGGCTGGCTGAGCGAAGCAGGTGCGAAAAAAGCACGAAAGCGCGTGCTCAAGCACCAGTACTTCAGCTCACGGTGCTTCGCCTACCAGGAAAAGGAGCGGGCCCTTAACTCGTACAAGTGCCGAAAGGAATGGCAAATCCGGCACGCCACGCTCTCGCTGGAGCGCGCCAAGTCCGCCATCGGGTACTTCGGCGACTCGACTGTCAGAGTGACGGATCCGCCTAGCGAGGCCGTTATCCCGAGCGATTACATCCAAAACTCATTCGCGTGGGAGTGACGCCATGATCACCAAGTGCGTACTCGGCTGCACCCTCTTCTTCTGGCTTCCATTGGTACTGACCATAAAGGCGGTGATCGGATGAGCAAACGAGCGATTCACCTTTACCCGTGGGACGGAGGCACCGAGGCCGACCAAGATCCGCCAGAACACGTTTACTGCGGCACCGATGGCGTAATGACCGACGAACAGCTCACCAATGACTGGCGGCGCGTCACCTGCAAGCGTTGCCTCAAGATCCACGAAAAAGAGCTGGCAGCGTTGGCGGCGGACGATCGAGACCAGAAGGTCAAGCTTTTCGATGAAGCTCAAGCCGTCACCATCACGCTCGGTCACCGGAATATCTCAACAGCCATCAAGGCTTTGGTCAGGGAGCGCGACGAGCTCAGGGATGAGCGAGACAACCTGCGCGCAGACCGTGACGGCCTACTTGAAGCAGGAGCGCACCTACTATGATCTTCGCCCCGCTCTACATGGCCTACCTCATCTACAAGGGGCCGTGGCGATGAATAGTTACCAGATCCTGATTGGCGACTGTTTGGAGCTGCTGCGGCGGATGCCCGATTGCAGCGTCGACAGCGTCGTCACCGACCCGCCGTACGGACTGTCCTTCATGGGCAAAAAATGGGACTACGACGTGCCGGCGACGGAGGTGTGGATCGAATGCTTGCGAGTACTCAAGCCGGGCGGCCACCTGTTGGCTTTCGCCGGCACTCGCACGCAGCACCGTATGGCTGTGCGCATCGAGGATGCCGGCTTCGAGATCCGCGACATGATCGCTTGGGTATATGGGTCGGGTTTTCCGAAATCGATGGACGTGAGCAAGGCGATCGATAAAGCCGAAGACTACAAGCTGCAAGCCTCTCATCGACGCGCGTGGGTGGCAGCGGTTCAAGAAGCTGGTCTGAAGCTGCCGGGCAACTCCCGACACGACTGGACTGTTGGTGAGCATGCCCCAGGCGAACAATGGTGGGCTGAGTTCGAGAATTGGCTACCCGGTCTCTCTAAAGAGCAGCGCCAAGCCATTGAGAGAATCGTAGTGGGCAAGGGGTTCAAACCGCGCCCGACATACCACACTGCTGATATTGGCGGCGAAGCAGAATGCAACGAATACGATATCACTACCCCTGCTACGCAGGCTGCCAGAAAATGGGAAGGCTGGGGCACCGCTCTCAAACCAGCACTCGAGCCAATCACTGTCGCTCGGAAACCATTTTCCAGCACGGTCGCTGCCAACGTCATAGCGCATGGAACCGGCGCCCTGAATATTGATCGATGCCGGGTAACAACCGGAGACGACACGGCTCGGATCAGTAACGGAGCAATCAAGGGCGGAAACTTCGCCGCGGGTGGATCTGCGCCCGGCCCGATCGCCGGCGGACATTCAGATGGACGCTGGCCCGCCAATCTAATCCACGACGGCAGCGCCGAGGTAGTCGCGCTGTTCCCCGCTCAGGCGGGCGCAGCGGCACCGGTGACAGGCAACGAACCGACGGCCAACGGCTTCAGCGGCCCGGTCAAGTACAGCGGGATGCGCGAGCGGGTGCCCGGCGCTTTCCACTCTGACAGTGGGAGTGCTGCCCGGTTCTTCTACTGCGCCAAGACCAGCCGAAAAGATCGAAACGAAGGCCTGCTCAGCTCGGACGCTCCAGCTGTCGCCAAGGAAGCAACCATGCGCGACTGCGAAACCGCCGAGTGGAGTACTCGCAACGGCAACAGCCATCCCACGGTGAAGCCGACTGACCTGATGGCCTACCTGCTGCGCCTGGTGACACCGTCCGGAGGCGTTGCTCTCGATCCATTCATGGGCAGCGGAAGCACCGGCAAGGCCGCTATGCGCGAAGGTTTCCAGTTCATCGGGTGCGAGATCGACGAGCAATACGCGGCGATCGCCCGGGCGCGTATCGATCACGAAATAACCCGACAGCAAGAACTGCAAGCCGAATCTGATCAGCTCGATCTATTCGGCACCGCATAACCCGTCCCCCCTACTCAACAGCCTGCCGGTGTACGGCGGGCGAGGAATTCGTATGCGCGAAAAAGTATCCATCCAAGACCTGGAAGGCGCAGATCTGGCTCTTTGGGCTGCCCGAGCCCAGGGCGTCGAAGAAAGGAAGGGAATCAAGCTGTACGCCTCCGGCCCTTGCCTTTACCGCGATACAGGCCCCGGCGGTGAACCCTTCCCTTTCCGACCCGACTCGAACCTCGGGGACTCAGCGATTTTGATTCAAGAGATGACGCAGGCAGGAATCTTGACCCTGTTCGGGCATGGCGCGCAGTTCGAGGGTCAAGGATTCGGACACGTCGGATTTACGGGAACGCCTTCTGCTGCGCTGACCCGCTGCTATATCGCTTGGAAACTTGGCCAGGACTTCACGGCAACTCCGACCAGCTAACCCATCACCACCTTCTGCCGCCACGCGCGGCATGGAGCAATACCTCATGGAAACCGAAATCCTCTCCGACGAGGAACTGGCCGAACTCACCGGCTACAAGGCCCGTGCCTACCAGCGCCGCTGGCTGATTGATCGCCAGTGGGTGTTCGTCGAAAGCCGCGGCAAGCGCCCGCTGGTGGGCCGCATGTATGCTCGCATGAAGCTGGGCATGATCAGCCCTACGATTGCCGATCCGAGCCCGCCGCCGGCTGCACCGGTATGGACACCCGACTTCTCGCAGGTGAATTAATATGCGCCCCCGCAAGACCGAAACCCGCAATTTGCCTCCCCGGATGTATCAGTGGACAAGAATAAGAAAGAGCGGAAAGGTGTGGGTCGCCTATTACTACCTGGACATGACAGGCAAGGCGATCCCGCTGGGCAAGGATCTGGATTTGGCCAGGATCAAATGGGCGGACCTGGAGGCGAAGGAAAAGCCGCTCGATTTGCGTACCATGAAGGGCATCTTTGACCGATATATACGCGACATAGTATCGAAGAAAGCACCGCGTACGCAGAAAGACAACCTTTCGGAAATCAAGCAGCTCCGTCCAATGTTCGATAGCGCTCCCATCGACTCTATAACCCCTGCAACTATCGCGGGGTACCGCGACGCTCGAACCGCCAAGGTTCGGGCGAATCGCGAGATTGCCACCCTCTCCCACGTTTTCAACATTGCTCGAGAATGGGGACTTACGACCAAAGAAAATCCCTGCCAGGGCGTGCGAAAAAACAAGGAAACACCGAGGGACTATTACGCGAATGATGTTGTTTGGGATGCTGTTTACGTAAAGGCAGCTCAAGAGCTGAAAGACGCGATGGACTTGGCATATCTGACCGGGCAAAGACCAGCAGATGTCCTGGTCATGCGGAAGGACGATGTCGATGGAAATTACTTGGGTGTGCAGCAGAACAAGACACATAAAAAGCTGCGTATCCAGATGACTGACGGTGATGAGCCAAACAGTCTGGGCCTGTTGATCGGGAAAATGGCCGAGCGCAATGCTCAGCACATTTGCAGCTATTTGATCGTGAGCGCACGCGGCAAGCGGATGACAGCGAAGATGCTTCGCGATCGATGGGACGACGCCAGAGAAAGGGCCAAGAAAGAAGCTGAAGAAAAAGGCAATGTTCAGCTGGCTGAGAAAATCGGAGGCTTCCAGTTCAGAGACATCAGGCCGAAAGCGGCGTCGGAAATCCTCGACGTCGGCGATGCGAGCCTACTCTTGGGGCACACCAAAGGAGACATTACCGAGCGCGTCTATCGACGAATTGGCGCCATTGCCAAGCCATCGAAATAGCCCCAAAAACCGTTACAAAACTCAAAATCCGCCCCTTGTAGAATGCGGGCTGTAGAGGTGTCAAAAAATAAACGTATCGTAACGAAAAGCGGCTACAGGCCCCGGTTTCATTGGCTTTGCATATCGGTCTTGAAAACCGTCGACTGTAACAGGTCCATGAGTTCGAATCCCATCGCCTCCGCCATCTTATGTACGACAAAGCCCTGATTTTTCAGGGCTTTGTCGTTTCTGGCGTTCAGGAATTTTGCTCCTCTCTTTATGGATCGTTTCCGCATCTTTTCGGTCATTTCCGCAACCCTGCTCTTCTGCCACCGCTGCGTCCCCCCTCCGCCGCCAGGTAGCCGACCACTGAGCCGAGACCCATGCGTTTGAGCAAAGGCACTGCCACCACGGCGGCGGCAAGCGAAGTGACGACACTCAACACTTGTCCTGCATTGCCTTCAGCGGCCATGGCAATGACCCTCATCCCACATCAGGATCGGTAATGCGGCCACGGCCAGGCGTGTTGAGCGGAGCTTGGGTCTAAAGCGCTCAGTTCCCCAAACGCTTCTGGACCCAGCAAAAGATCCGAAGCGCCCACCAAGAACGCTCGTTGCGATTGGGGGAAGGTCTTGCTTTGAAAGCCTGGACGAGTATTCATGGTGATTCCTGAAGACTCTCGATTCGTCCGCTCTTCAGACCCGTTAAAAACAGACTCAGATCCAACAAAAAAGACAGGATCGGCTTGGCATCACCCGCGTCGTAGCTATGGGTAAACAATCGGGCTTGAAAATCGCAGCGTTCAATCTGGCCACCTGCGGTGCCGTGAAGGGCCGTAAAAGGGGGGTGAAATTGCCACAAGTCGAGAAAGCGAAGTCAGCCAGACGGATAGCTGTTGGTGCAGATGCATCCAGCCGTGTAAGACCTCTGGAAACCCTCTTTCTCCTAGACGCCGTCAGTGGTTCACTCGGGGGAGTCTCATTACGAACTCACTTCCCTGCCCCTCTCCCGCACTAGTACCAATCACCGTTCCGCCGTGGGCTTCGATCAACTCACGCACTACGGTCAAACCAATACCCAGCCCTGCCCCATTGAAACCAACCGCGTGAACATCCTGTACAAATGGCTCGAAAATGAACGGCAGTGCTTTCGGAGTTATACCTATCCCGGTATCACGAATGCGTATCTCCAGATGTTCGACTTCAATCGTCGCAGTAAGGGAGACCGTGCCATCAGCAGGCGTATATTTGGCGGCGTTACCCAGTAGATTGCCAAGAATTTGAGCGAGGCGCGCTGGATCGCCATTAACCATCAATGCGCGTTCCGGCAGTTCCGAGCTGAAAGTCAAACCGTGAGCAACCATGACCGGGGCACAGGCATCTATCGCCTCATGAATGATTTGAGCCATATCGACACGTTGGCAATCAAGGCGAAACTTGCCGGTGCTGGCGCGGGCGATGTCGAGCAAGTCTTCGACCAACCGGGACATCTGCTTCACCTGCCCCTCTATCAACAACTGCATGCGCGGCAATTCTTCACTAGGTACACGTACCAGCCGGCCAGCAATCATGCTGATGGGGGTCAGAGGGTTGCGAAGTTCGTGTGCAACCAGGTTGAGGAAGTTGCGTTGCTGTTCCAGCGCATGTTCAGCGGCCGCCTGCAGTTCCTGGGCACTCAGTGCGGCTATCACCAACTGCTCGTTTGCCTCGCGCATCTCGAGGTACATTTGCTGCTCTGCCTGGGCCATTGTCGGATTTTCCGCATCCGACTGCGCCGACAGAATTGACAGCACCAACTGCTGATTGGCTTCAATCAATTGCTCAACATGGTGACTATCGACGAGTTGGGCATTGGCCTGGTTGAGTTCCTTATGAACCGCTGCCAGCACCGCACGCGCCGCGACCGTTTTCTGGCCGAGAAGGAACAGTTCGCGTGCTGCAGTCGCTATGGCTTGCTCATTCTTGCCGTGACCCTCGCTCATGATATTTCGCTCATCCTTCGAATGTGACCGTACGCTGCTGGGTAGGTCGCCCCCCTAACAAGCCTTCCCTGTCCGGCAACATTTCGCCGATCTGCAAGCCATCATCATCTATCTGGTACAACCTCAGCTCATCAGAATGAGCGCTGGCCCGAACCTTGACCACGGCCATGATGCGCAACAAGCGGCTCTGCACTTCTATGTAGCGCTGGACGATGATGGCGTCGGTGAGAAACGCCGTGCCGTAAGGACTGAAACGCAGATCGGTGTAGCGATCCTCCAACTCGGAGGTCATCAATACACTGACACCTGCACTAGTAAGAGCGGTCACCATGCGAGACAGCGACTCACGAAAGTCTTCTCGAAATGTCGGGGCCAACGCCAGTTCGAAGCCTGACAGGGAGTCAATCACTACCCGTGTAGCCTTCAGCCGATTGATCTCACTCAATAGCAAATGGACGATTTCGTCGATGGATAAGTCCGGCGCGCGGCTATCGACCAAACCGACCTTCCCGCTCTCAATCAACCCGGCGAGGGTGGCGTTCTGAGAGTGATTGGGGCGCTGCTCAAATACCGCGATCACGCCAGTCTCGCCATTGCGCGCACCCTCTGCGAGAAAGGTCGCAGCAAGAATGCTTTTGCCCGAGCCCGATGGCCCGGCCACCAGTAAGGAATAACCACGGGGCAAGCCGCCGCCGAGCATCTCATCGAGTTTGGGCACACCCATTTTCAGGCGCTGGACCGGAAAGGTCAGAGGGGCTTCGATCGGGTTGAGTTGGGCAGGCGCAAAAACCTTGATGCCCGACGTTGCGATGCGGAAGGTGTGCAGCCCCGGCAGCGTCGGCTGGCCGCGCATCTTCATGATTTCCATCTTGCGCACCATGGAATTGCGCTGAACGCTCTGACGCAACCAGATAAGGCCATCGGCGACAGTGAAAATCGGATTGGTGTCGGTTTCGCTGAAGTACTCGCCAATCAGGAAGGTTGTTGCCTGCCAAGTGGTCATCAGCATGCCCAGTTGCTGAACGAACTGCGGCAGATTGTTGTTCGGGTTGTCCTGTGTCTGGCTCGCAAGCACAACTGAACGAAACGAGTCGACGAACACCAGCGCCGGAGAGTGTGCCTCGACCTCAGCGACGATTCGGCGTAACACCTCATCCAAATCCCCTGCCAGGGTGTCACTGGCCAGGTTGATGTAACGGATCGACTGATTGATGGCTTCGTCGTCGAAAAAGTCGAATTGCTGTTGATACCGCAGCATTTTCAACGGCGGTTCGCCAAGCACGGTGAAGAACAATGCCGGGCGCTCGGGAGTCGCCAGGGCGAACATCATTTGATGCGCCAGGGTTGTTTTGCCACAGCCAGGCGGGCCGGCGATCAGGTTGAACGAGAACTCCGGCAACCCCCCGCCCAGCACCTCGTCCAGTCCTGGCACTCCGGTGGCCAAGCGCTTGATAGTCACTTTGGTGTTCATGGCGAGTTTTCCTGCGCAGATGTGTCGCTCAAAGAAGGTTTCCACACGTCACGAAGCAAGCGTGCGGTGAGCGAGGGCCCGATCAGGGTAGTGAGCAGTTCGTAGAAGGTGGTCAGAATCACTTCACCAAACAACAAGGCATCTGCTTCGCTTTCTGTAACGAGTTCAGAATTAAGAGCGCTCAGATCCAACGCTGTTTGCACACGTTCAGATATGTTGGCCAAGCGCGGCTGACGTGAGGCGCAGAGATGAAGGCTGCGTCGATACAGAGCTGCAACCCCCTGCTGACCAATGATGGGGGTAAGTGCTGTGTGGATAGCCTCCAAAATCGAGACAGTCGCTAGCGCGATGCACGCAGTATCAGCATTGGGGCCAACCCGGTGCGCCAGAGCAGCTACGATCTGGCGGCTCTCTTCGTTTAGCGCGGACATGGCTAGCTGATTTCTGATGGGCAGGTCTCGATAGTACACCCTATATCGCATCGCAGAGACTCAATTGGCCAGAGAGCCTTCTTTACTTTCAATTCCTGTAATTTATCGACCATATTGAGGTTTTTGGGCTGCAGATTTAAGAGAATGAATAGCTTTACCGGCACTGCTGCGTGAAACGTCAGTGAAGTGTCGATAGCCCCAGCGCAGAAATGGCGTTAGCATCCTACGCATTCGGTTTAACAGCATGTTTTTCAGATCAGGGTCGCATTGTGGAAAAGTTGAATCGCCTTCAGAGTGGAATCGAAGGCCTGGATGCTCTGCTCAAGGGGGGGCTGGTCTCAGGTGCTTCCTACATTATTCAGGGGCGCCCAGGGTCTGGCAAAACCATCCTCGCCAACCAACTTGGATTCCATCATGCGCGCAACGGCGGCCGTGTTCTGGTAGCGACACTCCTTGCCGAATCCCATGACCGACTTTTTCAATTTCTGTCCACCTTGAGTTTTTTCGACTCGTCTAAAGTTGGCGCTGAAATCCAGTTCGTCAGCGCATTCGATACCCTGGAAAACGAAGGCCTGGATGAAGTGGTTAAACTGCTGAGGCGTGAGATCAGCCGACAGAAGGCCACGGTCATGGTCGTGGACGGCTTGCTCAACGCGCGTTCCAAAGCCGACTCGCCAATCGACACCAAGAAGTTCATCTCTGAACTGCAAGGCCACGCCGCATTTGCCGGGTGCACCGTATTGTTTCTCACCAGTTCCCGACTGGATGACGGCAGCCCCGAACACACCATGGTTGATGGTGTGATCGAAATGGGAGAAGAGCTTTATGGCACACGCTCGGTGCGTCGTATTCAACTGCGTAAAACTCGTGGTAGTCCAGCACTGACCGGACTGCACGAGTGCGAGATCACCGAGAACGGTCTGGTGGTTTATCCGCGCCTGGAAAGCCTCTACAGCCACCCTACTTCGCCCGATAGCGCCAACATGACGCGTATCCCCAGTGGCATTCGTTCACTCGATGCCATATTGGGTGGCGGGTTGCACAGTTCCAGTGTGACCTTGGTCATAGGCCCGTCAGGA of the Pseudomonas sp. Seg1 genome contains:
- a CDS encoding ATPase domain-containing protein encodes the protein MVEKLNRLQSGIEGLDALLKGGLVSGASYIIQGRPGSGKTILANQLGFHHARNGGRVLVATLLAESHDRLFQFLSTLSFFDSSKVGAEIQFVSAFDTLENEGLDEVVKLLRREISRQKATVMVVDGLLNARSKADSPIDTKKFISELQGHAAFAGCTVLFLTSSRLDDGSPEHTMVDGVIEMGEELYGTRSVRRIQLRKTRGSPALTGLHECEITENGLVVYPRLESLYSHPTSPDSANMTRIPSGIRSLDAILGGGLHSSSVTLVIGPSGIGKTTLGLKFLSESTVEAPGLHFGFYESPERLRLKGQSLGIDIKSMEESGALSIAWQPTTEGLLDGLGARLLSLVEEKGIKRLFIDSLSGMTRVSTNPARITDFYSALMNELRSRGVTVFASWEMRDLFGSEVSAPNSDLSSIVDNLMLMRFYENHSELSRTISILKVRDSSYDPSRFEVVIRDQDVDLKKASRNEPPVSIPTALPGSSS